The Ornithinimicrobium faecis region CACCGGCCGACCAGCAGGCTCACCGGAGTCCCCCGGGTGGTCCCCCACGGCATGCTGCCCGTCGGCCCTCTTGCGGAGCACCACCGCTCCCCCGGCGAGCAGGTCAGTCCCGTAGTCCTCGAGCGTCAGCCCCAACGCCTTCGCCAGCCGGGCCGGACCGCGCGCCAGGTCCCGATCCACCGGCACCTGACCGGTCCGAGCCGAGGTCCGGCGCTCCCGTGCCCGCTCGAGCCCCCGCACCACCTCACCCCCGCGCAGCAGCACGGCCTGCGCCTCGCCGTCGGGTCCGCACACGACATTGGCGCAGGTGTGCATGCCATAGGTGAAGTAGACGTAGAGGTGCCCGGCCGGCCCGAACATGACCCGGTTGCGATCTGTTGGCCCACGGAAGGCATGGGACCCGGGGTCTGACTCCCCGGCATACGCCTCGACCTCGGTGAGTCGCACGGCCACGTCACCGTGCTCGATGACCGCGCCCAACAGCGCGGGTGCCACCTCGACTGCTGGCCGAGCGAGGAACTCGCGGCTGAGATCAACCACGGTCAGTCCGCGATGCGCGGCAGGTCCTCGACCCAGTGGCGTGCCAGGGCTATCGCCTTGATCAGGTGGGTGCGCTGGGCGCTGACCCGTGCCGGTGCGGTGCCGCCGCGAGCATCGCGGGAGGCGATCGAGCCGGCCACGGTCAGGACCGAGTGCACCCCTGGCGTGAGGTGCTCGCTGATCCCCGCGAGGTCCTCGTCGGACAACTCGTCCAGCC contains the following coding sequences:
- a CDS encoding DNA-3-methyladenine glycosylase, which codes for MVDLSREFLARPAVEVAPALLGAVIEHGDVAVRLTEVEAYAGESDPGSHAFRGPTDRNRVMFGPAGHLYVYFTYGMHTCANVVCGPDGEAQAVLLRGGEVVRGLERARERRTSARTGQVPVDRDLARGPARLAKALGLTLEDYGTDLLAGGAVVLRKRADGQHAVGDHPGDSGEPAGRPVIRTGPRVGVRGAGGDGTAYPWRFWLDGDPTVSVYRPAAPLRRRG